Proteins co-encoded in one Columba livia isolate bColLiv1 breed racing homer chromosome 14, bColLiv1.pat.W.v2, whole genome shotgun sequence genomic window:
- the LOC102093770 gene encoding organic cation/carnitine transporter 2 yields MRDYEDVTAFLGEWGRFQRVIFFLLSASIVPNGFTGLSIVFLAGTPEHRCAVPRGANLSAEWLNNSVPLEPRGGQAAPSRCRRYSLAALANFSALGLRPGLDVELGTLEQEPCRDGWEYSRAVYRSTIVTEWNLVCDNDWKAPLSTSLFFVGVLLGSFVSGQLSDKFGRKNVLFATLAMQTGFSFIQVFSTSWEMFSVLFVLVGMGQISNYVAAFVLGTEILGKSIRLLFCTLGVCIFYAFGYMLLPLFAYFIRAWRMLLLALTLPGLLCIPLWWVIPESPRWLISQGRFQEAEDIIRKAAKMNGVAAPDVILDPSELQDLNSQRQQTYTILDLMRTRNILTITIMSILLWMIISVGYFGLSLDTPNLHGDVYMNCFLSAVIEVPAYVISWLLLRNLPRRYSMAAALFLGGCVLLFIQLVPSHIRALSILLVMLGKFGITSAFAMVYVYTAELYPTVVRNMGVGASSMASRLGSILSPYFVYLGAYDRFLPYILMGSLTVLSGILTLFLPESYGMPLPDTIEQMLLVKGLEYRPASSSKRDSKEEEENPEILKSTAF; encoded by the exons ATGCGCGACTACGAGGACGTGACCGCCTTCCTGGGCGAGTGGGGCCGCTTCCAGCGGgtcatcttcttcctcctcagcgCCAGCATCGTCCCCAACGGCTTTACCGGTCTCTCCATCGTCTTCCTGGCCGGCACCCCCGAGCACCGCTGCGCCGTGCCCCGCGGGGCCAACCTGAGCGCCGAGTGGCTGAACAACAGCGTCCCGCTGGAGCCGCGGGGCGGGCAGGCGGCCCCGAGCCGCTGCCGCCGCTACAGCCTGGCCGCGCTCGCCAACTTCTCGGCGCTGGGGCTGCGGCCCGGCTTGGACGTGGAGCTGGGGACGCTGGAGCAGGAGCCGTGCCGGGACGGCTGGGAGTACAGCCGCGCCGTGTACCGCTCCACCATCGTCACCGAG TGGAATCTGGTGTGTGACAACGACTGGAAGGCCCCGCTGAGCACCTCCCTGTTCTTTGTGGGTGTCCTGCTCGGATCCTTCGTATCGGGACAGCTCTCAGACAA GTTTGGCAGGAAGAATGTGCTGTTTGCAACTCTGGCAATGCAGACGGGCTTCAGCTTCATACAGGTCTTCTCTACCAGCTGGGAGATGTTTTCAGTGCTCTTCGTGCTGGTCGGCATGGGACAGATCTCTAACTACGTGGCAGCGTTTGTTCTTG GCACAGAAATTCTTGGCAAATCCATTCGTTTGCTGTTCTGCACGCTGGGCGTTTGCATCTTTTATGCCTTCGGCTACATGTTGCTGCCACTGTTCGCTTACTTCATCAGGGCCTGGCggatgctgctgctggcgctTACCTTACCTGGCCTGCTCTGCATCCCGCTCTGGTG GGTCATCCCGGAGTCCCCGCGGTGGCTGATCTCCCAGGGGAGGTTCCAGGAGGCAGAAGACATCATCCGAAAGGCTGCGAAAATGAATGGTGTTGCAGCCCCGGATGTGATACTCGACCCTAGTGAG ctgcaaGATTTGAATTCGCAGAGGCAGCAGACATACACCATTTTGGATCTGATGAGAACCCGAAATATCCTAACTATCACAATTATGTCAATTCTTCTCTG GATGATAATCTCTGTTGGTTATTTTGGACTGTCTCTTGACACACCCAACTTGCATGGAGACGTCTACATGAACTGCTTCCTCTCGGCGGTGATTGAAGTTCCAGCCTACGTTATTTCCTGGCTGCTGCTCCGAAATCTCCCTCGACGGTATTCAATGGCTGCTGCGTTATTCTTGGGAGGCTGTGTTCTTCTCTTCATTCAGCTGGTGCCTTCAC ATATTCGTGCACTATCTATTCTACTGGTGATGCTGGGGAAATTTGGGATCACATCTGCCTTTGCCATGGTTTACGTTTACACGGCTGAGCTCTACCCAACAGTCGTGAGAAACATGGGAGTTGGAGCAAGTTCCATGGCCTCTCGGCTGGGCAGCATCCTCTCGCCTTACTTCGTTTACCTCG GTGCCTATGATCGATTCCTGCCTTACATCCTGATGGGGAGCCTGACTGTGCTCTCAGGAATTCTGACTTTATTTCTGCCAGAAAGCTACGGAA